A genomic segment from Triticum dicoccoides isolate Atlit2015 ecotype Zavitan chromosome 1A, WEW_v2.0, whole genome shotgun sequence encodes:
- the LOC119349184 gene encoding uncharacterized protein At2g39795, mitochondrial-like: protein MSSASLAAGLLRRAACSSEVYALSQRCAPVSLARFRASAAAASPPSRTTSRRFLASQSPVAPSEICPDENLKRLIGNEIDRVFLPAEASAKLIELPEDFPFEIIDNPGDQAIVLKRELAGERVKAIIYTNFDTDEDVNNDDSHAENHIDSFKPVIQMVVTFERPEGLVLEFVCNFKDKELAIENMRMLNRSSVDAKYAYEGPQFSVLKESIRKSLHGYLEVRGIKDSLHDWLHEYMMCKDEREYVVWLKKMRDFLQK, encoded by the exons ATGTCGTCGGCGTCCCTCGCCGCCGGGCTCCTCCGCCGCGCCGCCTGTTCGTCGGAGGTCTACGCCCTGTCCCAGCGCTGCGCACCCGTTTCGCTGGCACGTttccgcgcctccgccgccgccgcttcccctCCTTCACGGACCACCAGCCGCCGCTTCTTGGCGTCACAGTCCCCGGTGGCCCCCTCCGAGATCTGCCCGGACGAGAACCTGAAGCGGCTCATCGGCAACGAGATCGACCGCGTCTTCCTGCCGGCGGAGGCCTCCGCGAAG CTCATTGAACTACCAGAAGACTTCCCCTTTGAGATAATTGATAACCCTGGTGATCAAGCCATAGTTCTCAAAAGAGAGCTTGCAGGAGAGAGAGTCAAAGCAATTATCTACACAAATTTTGATACTGACGAAGATGTGAACAATGATGACTCTCATGCTGAGAATCATATTGACTCATTTAAGCCTGTGATTCAGATGGTTGTCACTTTTGAAAGACCAGAAGGTCTAGTCCTGGAATTTGTGTGCAACTTTAAAGATAAGGAACTGGCAATTGAAAATATGAGGATGCTGAATCGCAGCAGCGTGGATGCTAAGTATGCGTACGAGGGGCCACAGTTCTC TGTTCTGAAGGAGAGCATCCGGAAGTCCCTGCATGGGTATCTTGAGGTGAGGGGGATCAAGGACTCACTGCATGACTGGCTGCACGAGTACATGATGTGCAAGGATGAGAGGGAGTACGTGGTTTGGTTGAAGAAGATGAGAGACTTCCTCCAGAAATGA